From one Paenibacillus terrae HPL-003 genomic stretch:
- the gnd gene encoding decarboxylating NADP(+)-dependent phosphogluconate dehydrogenase: MLNTIGVIGLGVMGSNIALNMASKYEQVAVYNYTRDLTDKLVQKLEGQTVTPYYDLEAFVQSLEVPRKIFVMVTAGKAIDSVIHSLAAFLEEGDIIMDGGNSHYEDTERRYDELKSKGIGFLGIGISGGEVGALTGPSIMPGGDKDVYEKAAPILTKIAAQVESEPCCVYIGPKGAGHFVKMVHNGIEYADMQLIVEAYTFLREKLGLSVEDIADIFETWNQGELKSYLVEITAEILRKKDDVTGLPLINVILDKAGQKGTGKWTSIQSIDNGIPTSIITESLFARYISSLKEERVMAETILAGPDKDQQSLDKDMWVEYVRQALYMGKICAYAQGFTQYKMTSRQYNWNLPLKDIALIFRGGCIIRAQFLNVISEAYQEKPSLTNLLLSPYFAKKIKDYQYGLRKVVSKGIQAGIAFPCLSASLTYYDSYRTGTSNANLLQAQRDYFGAHTYERSDLEGVFHTNWQ; the protein is encoded by the coding sequence ATGTTAAATACAATTGGTGTTATTGGTTTGGGGGTAATGGGGAGTAATATTGCTTTAAACATGGCTAGTAAATATGAGCAAGTTGCTGTGTATAATTACACGAGAGACTTAACCGATAAGCTCGTACAAAAACTTGAAGGACAGACTGTTACTCCTTACTACGATTTAGAAGCCTTTGTACAGTCCTTGGAAGTCCCAAGAAAAATCTTCGTTATGGTTACCGCAGGTAAAGCCATTGATTCGGTGATCCATTCCTTAGCCGCCTTCCTTGAAGAAGGTGATATCATCATGGATGGCGGTAACTCCCATTATGAAGATACGGAGCGCAGATATGATGAACTCAAATCGAAAGGAATTGGTTTTTTAGGGATCGGTATTTCAGGTGGTGAAGTCGGTGCTTTAACAGGGCCTTCCATCATGCCTGGCGGAGATAAAGATGTCTATGAAAAAGCTGCTCCGATTCTTACGAAAATAGCAGCACAGGTTGAGAGTGAGCCATGCTGTGTCTATATCGGTCCCAAAGGGGCGGGGCACTTTGTGAAAATGGTACATAATGGGATCGAATATGCAGATATGCAACTCATCGTCGAAGCCTATACGTTTTTAAGAGAAAAGTTGGGTCTATCGGTTGAGGACATAGCGGACATCTTTGAAACATGGAATCAAGGAGAATTGAAAAGTTATTTAGTCGAAATCACGGCAGAAATTTTAAGAAAAAAAGATGATGTAACCGGCTTGCCGCTAATCAATGTAATTCTTGATAAAGCCGGGCAAAAAGGAACAGGTAAATGGACAAGCATTCAATCCATCGATAATGGAATCCCAACATCGATCATAACCGAATCTTTATTTGCTCGTTATATTTCTTCTTTAAAAGAGGAACGTGTAATGGCAGAAACGATCTTGGCAGGACCAGACAAGGATCAACAAAGTCTGGATAAAGATATGTGGGTTGAATACGTCAGACAAGCCTTATATATGGGTAAAATTTGTGCCTACGCGCAAGGCTTTACCCAATATAAAATGACGTCCAGACAGTATAATTGGAATTTGCCATTAAAGGATATTGCCCTTATTTTCCGTGGTGGCTGTATCATTCGCGCACAATTTTTAAACGTCATAAGCGAGGCCTATCAGGAGAAGCCTAGTCTGACCAATTTATTACTCTCTCCTTATTTCGCGAAAAAGATTAAAGACTATCAATATGGATTGCGAAAAGTAGTGAGTAAAGGCATTCAAGCAGGTATCGCTTTTCCATGTTTAAGTGCTTCCCTCACATATTACGATAGCTATAGAACTGGAACGTCCAACGCCAACCTACTACAAGCACAACGCGATTATTTTGGTGCCCATACCTATGAACGAAGTGATTTAGAAGGAGTCTTCCACACAAACTGGCAGTGA
- a CDS encoding carbohydrate-binding protein, giving the protein MYLVIQLEDAINQAFVFLTEKEYHLPIPFDEKRTSYSPKAFNGELHLLTARLATTEETAAYKNLAKNEYDHHGNTSLFPHASANVETRGEAVFAARNAINGNTVTYSHGGWPFESWGINQRDDAEFKVHFGRLVEIDKIVLYLRADFPHDNYWTNVTFTFSDDSKQTVELLKTGQAQSILLEPKKVEWITLGQMIKSDDSSPFPALTQFEVYGCEALDR; this is encoded by the coding sequence GTGTATTTAGTCATTCAACTGGAAGACGCCATCAATCAGGCATTTGTCTTCTTGACCGAAAAGGAGTACCATCTTCCCATTCCATTTGATGAAAAGAGAACGTCTTATTCTCCAAAAGCTTTTAACGGAGAACTGCATCTATTGACTGCACGGCTCGCTACAACCGAAGAGACTGCGGCATACAAAAACCTTGCCAAAAATGAATATGATCATCATGGAAACACCTCTTTATTCCCTCATGCATCAGCCAATGTGGAGACCCGCGGTGAGGCTGTGTTTGCGGCTCGAAATGCCATTAACGGCAATACGGTCACATACTCCCATGGAGGATGGCCGTTTGAATCATGGGGAATTAACCAGCGCGATGATGCGGAGTTTAAGGTCCATTTTGGGCGGCTCGTTGAAATTGACAAGATTGTTCTATACCTGCGCGCCGATTTCCCGCATGATAATTATTGGACCAACGTAACATTCACCTTTTCTGACGACAGTAAGCAGACGGTAGAACTTTTGAAAACGGGCCAAGCGCAATCAATTTTGCTGGAACCCAAAAAAGTGGAATGGATCACTCTAGGCCAAATGATTAAATCGGATGACTCCTCACCATTTCCAGCCCTCACCCAGTTTGAGGTGTATGGGTGTGAAGCCCTGGACCGCTGA
- a CDS encoding S66 peptidase family protein, with protein sequence MPIRPPILQRGDTVGIVTLGSPLDANIINARIETLRGMEFNVVLGQYVYTQNGFLAGTDEQRASDLMMMFQNKQVKMILPTRGGTGVAGILPYLDYNVIRNNPKIVTGYSDITVLLNVLHQYVDLITFHSLLLIDFKSETPAYNFDQFFSATTLYSLTRPILNPPGIPLISRVPGNVTGPLVGGNLTSFVDTLGTPFEIDTRGKILVLEETHEPTNTVYRYLNDLKLAGKFSDCIGIIMGECTGCQAAYGTSYEDLIKEFVIPLGKPLLTNLATGHGIYKAALPIGATVNLNTVNNSITVVGPTVSV encoded by the coding sequence ATGCCGATACGTCCGCCAATATTACAGAGAGGTGATACCGTTGGAATCGTTACCTTGGGCAGCCCGCTGGATGCAAACATCATTAATGCACGGATCGAAACTTTGAGAGGAATGGAGTTCAATGTCGTATTGGGTCAATATGTATATACGCAAAACGGGTTTCTAGCCGGCACAGATGAGCAGCGGGCATCCGATTTGATGATGATGTTTCAAAACAAGCAGGTTAAAATGATACTTCCCACTAGAGGCGGCACAGGAGTGGCAGGAATTCTTCCGTATCTTGATTATAATGTGATCCGGAATAATCCAAAAATCGTTACAGGCTACAGTGACATAACGGTATTGTTAAACGTACTGCATCAATATGTGGATTTAATAACATTCCATAGCCTGCTGCTTATTGACTTCAAATCCGAAACGCCCGCCTATAATTTCGACCAGTTTTTTTCCGCTACAACCTTATATTCATTAACCCGACCGATCCTGAACCCGCCGGGAATTCCACTGATAAGCCGGGTTCCAGGCAACGTTACGGGTCCGCTTGTGGGCGGTAATCTGACATCGTTTGTCGATACGTTGGGTACGCCTTTCGAAATCGATACAAGGGGTAAAATTCTGGTTCTTGAAGAAACACATGAGCCTACCAATACCGTCTACAGGTACTTGAATGATTTGAAGCTGGCCGGAAAATTTAGTGACTGCATCGGCATTATTATGGGGGAATGTACAGGTTGTCAGGCGGCATACGGCACATCCTATGAGGATTTAATAAAAGAATTCGTTATACCTCTCGGTAAGCCCCTGTTAACGAACCTTGCAACAGGTCATGGTATTTATAAAGCGGCTTTGCCGATTGGCGCAACGGTTAATCTCAATACAGTCAATAATTCAATAACTGTGGTTGGACCCACCGTCAGTGTATAA
- a CDS encoding MarR family winged helix-turn-helix transcriptional regulator, whose translation MKEVLREIGMIARALDSISNIEFKEYDLTKGQYLYLVRICENPGIIQEKLAEMIKVDRTTASRAIKKLVINGFIEKKEDNHNKKNKKLFPTEKGNNVYPFIKRENDHSNNVALEGFSEREVETIFNLLQRVRENVGDEWEFVKKGNKRNY comes from the coding sequence ATGAAGGAAGTACTTCGTGAAATTGGAATGATAGCAAGGGCATTAGATTCTATAAGTAATATAGAATTTAAAGAATATGACCTTACAAAAGGGCAGTATTTGTATCTTGTGCGAATATGTGAAAACCCAGGAATCATTCAAGAAAAGCTAGCTGAGATGATAAAAGTAGATCGAACAACAGCATCTCGTGCTATAAAAAAACTTGTAATTAATGGCTTTATTGAAAAGAAAGAGGATAACCATAACAAAAAAAATAAAAAGCTCTTTCCAACAGAGAAAGGGAACAATGTTTATCCTTTTATAAAAAGAGAAAATGATCATTCCAATAACGTTGCATTAGAGGGATTTTCGGAAAGAGAAGTAGAAACCATTTTCAATCTTCTTCAAAGAGTAAGAGAAAATGTAGGGGATGAATGGGAATTTGTAAAAAAGGGGAACAAGAGAAATTATTGA
- a CDS encoding glycosyltransferase family 2 protein: protein MADLGVVMPLYKQDPHFLKAAIDSIQSQQFQDFVVLIVIDGAPEMEPMVKTFIQNDSRFFILSQPKDQGVAKSLNIGFKEFFKHEQIQYLTWVSSDNIYYPSFLGTLREKLLKGPDELGLVYSSFQSINNEGKPLYDEFQLAVQRKYQSQPKDKLLDSSIIGVSFMYKSKYAKMIDGYLTVPIADYEYFLRITEHCEIRFLPVELMDYRVNSTFSVSSSLQTVEKHRNWRYTYHLARHQARIRRGIPHLLTVLYPLNKADSTATERIENLYEQTFSNYVCYVLDLSHDQQVSNVLSAISHPLTNFKWLPNVNEVNALFYIVQMVQTPFVMIINSKLYPVDTDLDILTNGLLKADSLVCSNCYTESHKEVGYRYPDSPFTIRHMYNELFRTEQLIKLLKQHIHD from the coding sequence GTGGCTGATTTGGGAGTCGTTATGCCGCTATATAAGCAGGATCCCCATTTTCTAAAGGCAGCAATCGATTCGATTCAATCGCAACAGTTTCAGGACTTTGTCGTTCTAATCGTCATTGATGGAGCACCAGAAATGGAACCGATGGTCAAAACATTTATCCAAAACGATTCTCGATTTTTTATTCTATCTCAACCTAAAGACCAAGGGGTAGCAAAGTCGCTGAACATTGGGTTCAAGGAATTTTTTAAACATGAGCAAATTCAGTATTTGACTTGGGTTTCTAGCGACAACATCTACTATCCTTCATTTCTCGGAACGCTTCGTGAAAAATTGCTGAAAGGTCCCGATGAATTGGGACTGGTGTACAGTTCCTTTCAATCTATCAACAATGAAGGTAAACCATTGTATGATGAGTTCCAATTAGCTGTACAGCGAAAATACCAGTCCCAGCCTAAAGATAAATTATTGGACTCCTCCATTATCGGCGTCTCATTCATGTACAAATCCAAATATGCCAAAATGATTGATGGTTATCTCACGGTACCCATCGCAGATTACGAGTACTTTCTTAGAATCACGGAGCATTGCGAAATCCGTTTCCTTCCCGTAGAGCTGATGGACTACCGTGTTAACTCCACTTTTAGCGTCTCCTCTTCTCTCCAAACTGTGGAAAAACATCGGAACTGGAGGTACACGTACCACCTTGCTCGGCATCAAGCACGTATCAGGAGAGGTATTCCGCACCTGCTTACTGTGCTTTATCCACTCAACAAGGCAGATTCAACTGCGACAGAGAGGATTGAGAATTTATACGAGCAAACCTTCAGCAATTATGTATGTTACGTACTTGATTTAAGTCATGACCAACAAGTTTCCAACGTATTGTCGGCCATTTCACACCCGCTGACCAATTTTAAATGGCTTCCTAATGTAAATGAGGTCAATGCACTTTTTTATATCGTCCAAATGGTTCAGACCCCTTTTGTAATGATTATTAATTCAAAGCTGTACCCGGTCGATACAGATCTGGACATTTTGACAAACGGGCTCCTAAAGGCCGACTCCTTGGTATGCTCTAATTGTTACACAGAATCTCACAAAGAGGTTGGTTACCGCTACCCCGATAGTCCTTTTACTATCAGACACATGTATAACGAACTATTCCGTACTGAACAGTTAATTAAACTTCTGAAACAACACATTCATGACTGA
- a CDS encoding helix-turn-helix domain-containing protein — MPPVEYLSNVRMTRAKQMLNVKNNRVKEVAAGVGFRSEFYFSRMFQRMVGVSPVLYMKRNRLKVAGASRWDSTTI, encoded by the coding sequence TTGCCCCCAGTCGAGTATCTGAGCAATGTGCGTATGACCCGGGCGAAGCAGATGCTTAATGTGAAGAACAATCGGGTGAAGGAAGTGGCGGCTGGGGTCGGTTTTCGTAGTGAATTTTACTTCAGTCGCATGTTTCAGCGAATGGTGGGAGTGTCACCAGTATTATATATGAAGCGGAACAGATTAAAGGTTGCTGGAGCTTCTCGCTGGGATTCGACGACCATCTGA
- a CDS encoding glycosyltransferase family 4 protein has product MKLLFTFFNPSGGMETLNRIRCRALIKQGIECHLLYTLDGDGKKNIKGIPTFIFSDETRIRALIERQNYDAIIVCTDIQLLYQIRMMGYEGPMIFEIQGMGTYENARAILSDFSGRILSYADALLYPETSHLKKLLTEMFPAMMHFCFDDPLDTESFGYSSYPPKPFPIIGWIGRIERNKNWRDFLNIGAALKLHYPDLYMWMFDDAMLFEPDELADFDHMVCQLNLSDRLIRQSNVPHEMMADYLSLIGDSGGFLCSTSITEGFGYAVAEAMICRCPVVTTDSDGVRAFLYPGKTGLLYQRGNIDQAVQAGISIMENKSLRSKLILRAEKLIKKRFSTVMYVNQFKKMLINLKDRHGQKRANSSVKLNS; this is encoded by the coding sequence ATGAAATTACTTTTTACCTTCTTTAATCCAAGCGGAGGCATGGAAACTTTAAATCGGATCCGTTGTAGAGCTTTGATTAAACAAGGGATAGAATGTCATCTGTTATATACCCTCGATGGAGATGGGAAGAAAAATATCAAGGGAATTCCAACATTTATTTTCTCGGATGAAACTCGGATAAGAGCACTTATTGAACGACAGAACTATGACGCTATTATTGTATGCACCGACATCCAGTTACTGTATCAAATCAGAATGATGGGTTATGAAGGACCTATGATCTTTGAAATACAAGGTATGGGTACTTATGAAAACGCACGTGCCATTCTTTCAGATTTCAGCGGACGGATCCTGTCATACGCGGATGCACTGCTTTATCCGGAAACTTCCCATCTGAAGAAATTACTCACTGAAATGTTTCCAGCCATGATGCATTTTTGTTTTGATGATCCTTTGGATACTGAAAGTTTTGGTTATTCATCGTACCCTCCCAAGCCCTTTCCCATTATTGGCTGGATCGGAAGAATCGAACGAAACAAGAACTGGAGAGATTTTCTAAATATCGGGGCGGCGCTCAAACTTCATTATCCCGATTTGTATATGTGGATGTTTGATGATGCGATGCTTTTTGAGCCGGATGAATTAGCTGATTTTGATCATATGGTATGTCAATTAAATCTTTCTGACAGACTCATCCGGCAATCCAACGTTCCTCATGAAATGATGGCAGATTATTTATCCCTTATAGGAGATTCCGGCGGTTTTTTATGCTCTACTTCCATCACTGAAGGGTTCGGATATGCCGTTGCCGAAGCGATGATTTGCAGATGTCCTGTTGTCACCACGGATTCGGACGGTGTGAGAGCATTCCTGTACCCCGGCAAAACCGGGTTGTTGTACCAAAGAGGAAATATTGATCAAGCGGTACAAGCGGGAATCTCAATCATGGAGAACAAATCCTTACGGTCCAAGTTAATACTCCGAGCCGAAAAGTTAATCAAGAAACGTTTTTCAACAGTAATGTACGTCAACCAGTTTAAAAAAATGCTGATAAATTTAAAAGATCGCCACGGTCAGAAAAGGGCGAATAGCTCCGTAAAACTAAATTCATGA
- a CDS encoding YczE/YyaS/YitT family protein — MKYVFFVLGIFILSLGISFTIQSDLGTSPFDALLVGLSTNVGLTVGSWEIIIAIILICCNSLLKRQKPEVLGLLTAFITGIGIDMWLFLLHNLITPELWYSKVVCFGIGLVVVGLGTATYLQTNFAPIPVDRLTLIIQELTRTNLFFSRTFIYLIFLIIGVILNGPIGVGTLLTVCLGGLILNFFMPFTEKVLDRILAHSGTSPNHEQDKKHSI, encoded by the coding sequence GTGAAATATGTTTTTTTTGTATTAGGAATTTTTATATTATCCCTAGGTATTTCGTTCACTATACAATCAGACCTTGGGACTTCACCTTTTGATGCACTTTTGGTAGGACTGTCCACTAATGTGGGGCTTACTGTGGGAAGTTGGGAAATAATAATAGCTATAATATTAATATGTTGTAATTCACTTTTAAAAAGACAAAAACCGGAAGTTTTGGGGTTGTTAACAGCATTTATAACGGGTATTGGTATTGATATGTGGCTTTTTTTATTGCACAATTTGATAACACCTGAACTATGGTACAGCAAAGTTGTTTGTTTTGGAATTGGTTTAGTTGTTGTAGGATTAGGAACTGCAACATATTTACAGACAAATTTTGCACCCATTCCAGTTGACCGATTAACATTAATCATACAAGAATTAACTAGAACAAATCTATTTTTTTCGAGAACATTCATCTACCTCATATTCTTGATAATAGGAGTGATTTTAAATGGACCCATTGGCGTTGGAACTTTGTTAACCGTTTGTTTAGGGGGGCTAATACTCAATTTCTTTATGCCATTTACTGAAAAAGTACTAGACCGCATATTAGCACACTCTGGTACATCACCAAATCATGAACAAGATAAAAAGCATTCTATATAG
- a CDS encoding glycoside hydrolase 43 family protein, with protein MSKITITNPVIWADVPDPDVIRVGKTFYMVSTSMHSIPGCPIMKSENLRDWKIVNYVFNSFEDNEAHELLDGKGIYGNGSWASSLRYHNDLYYVCFSSNDMQQFYVYQTADIENGVWERHVIQGLHHDPSLLFDEGRVFVFHGNGDIRITELAEDVKDIKAGGINQLLFETEREGINLRAEGCHAHKLNGYYYLFFIDWPGIRNRRRRQLCYRSRELLGPYEHKVILDDDMGYQNNGIAQGGIIDTPAGEWYALLFQDHGSVGRIPCVLPLQWVDDWPVIGVNGKAPQSFEAELPDAAPTPLVISDDFIYSENKLALNWQWNHNPDHELWSVTERAGWLRLHSGEVASGVEFARNTLTQRTEGPACSGITLLDTSFMNVGDYAGLVALQSQYGTIGIEVLDNGERRLTHCVKGSNGSQETLESVRWSDSRIYLKIDFDFRDSLDLARFYYSADDEAWNPLGQPLQMSYLLEHFMGYRIGLFNYATKQAGGYADFDYLRYIKFN; from the coding sequence GTGAGCAAAATAACGATAACTAACCCGGTCATTTGGGCTGATGTGCCAGATCCGGATGTAATCAGAGTAGGGAAAACGTTCTATATGGTTAGCACAAGCATGCACTCCATACCTGGATGTCCGATTATGAAATCGGAGAACCTGAGAGATTGGAAAATTGTCAATTATGTATTCAATTCTTTCGAGGATAATGAGGCTCATGAGCTACTCGACGGGAAAGGCATTTACGGAAATGGATCATGGGCGTCAAGCCTGCGCTATCATAACGATCTCTATTATGTGTGCTTTTCGAGCAATGACATGCAACAGTTCTATGTCTACCAAACGGCTGACATCGAAAATGGGGTATGGGAACGACATGTCATTCAAGGACTTCACCATGATCCGAGTCTGTTGTTCGATGAAGGCCGTGTCTTCGTGTTCCATGGCAACGGGGATATCCGAATTACGGAGCTGGCAGAGGATGTCAAGGACATTAAGGCCGGAGGAATTAACCAGCTGTTGTTTGAGACCGAACGTGAAGGGATTAACCTGAGAGCCGAGGGCTGTCATGCCCATAAGCTGAACGGGTATTATTATTTGTTCTTTATTGATTGGCCAGGTATTCGAAATCGGCGCAGACGACAGCTATGCTATCGTTCACGTGAACTGCTCGGTCCTTACGAACACAAGGTCATTCTCGATGATGACATGGGCTATCAGAATAATGGCATCGCGCAAGGCGGAATTATTGACACTCCGGCGGGGGAATGGTACGCCTTGCTGTTCCAAGATCATGGCTCCGTGGGAAGAATTCCTTGCGTGCTCCCGCTGCAATGGGTCGATGACTGGCCCGTGATTGGAGTGAACGGGAAAGCACCCCAGTCTTTTGAAGCTGAACTGCCGGATGCGGCTCCCACGCCGCTCGTAATCAGCGATGATTTTATTTACAGTGAAAATAAATTGGCACTGAATTGGCAGTGGAATCATAATCCGGATCATGAGCTTTGGTCAGTGACTGAACGGGCAGGCTGGTTGCGTCTGCACTCCGGGGAAGTGGCCTCCGGCGTTGAGTTCGCCCGAAATACATTAACGCAGCGTACGGAAGGCCCGGCCTGCAGCGGCATAACGCTACTGGATACTTCATTCATGAATGTAGGCGATTATGCAGGACTGGTTGCGCTGCAGAGCCAATATGGCACAATCGGCATAGAGGTTCTGGACAATGGTGAACGCCGCTTAACCCATTGTGTCAAAGGCAGCAACGGCAGCCAAGAGACTCTTGAGTCCGTTCGTTGGTCGGACAGCCGGATCTACTTGAAGATTGATTTCGATTTCAGGGATAGCTTAGATCTTGCTCGCTTTTATTATTCAGCTGACGATGAAGCATGGAATCCGTTGGGCCAACCGTTGCAAATGAGCTATTTGCTTGAACATTTTATGGGCTATCGGATCGGGTTATTCAATTATGCTACGAAGCAGGCGGGCGGCTATGCCGATTTCGATTACCTCCGTTATATCAAATTTAATTGA
- a CDS encoding YjjG family noncanonical pyrimidine nucleotidase, whose translation MKYEVILFDVDDTLFDFKKAERHALHNTFTQSGLPQGATEYKASYDEINSVLWREAEEGHITSAELRVERFKRLFAVHELDLNPDEFSTVYLRYLGEGAFLINGAVEICEMLSDCRLAIITNGIKEVQTSRIQRSPLRNVFEQVIISEEVGCQKPQAAIFDYAFKKLAISDKNKVLMIGDSLTSDIQGGNNYGIDSCWFNPAGKINASEIQPTYEIKSLMELANIIL comes from the coding sequence ATGAAATACGAAGTTATTTTGTTTGATGTTGATGATACACTATTTGATTTTAAAAAAGCAGAGCGTCATGCACTACATAACACGTTTACCCAATCCGGCTTGCCACAAGGGGCCACTGAGTATAAGGCCAGCTATGATGAAATCAATAGTGTGCTGTGGCGGGAAGCAGAGGAAGGACATATTACCTCGGCGGAGTTGCGAGTGGAGAGGTTCAAGCGATTGTTTGCTGTTCATGAGTTGGATTTAAATCCAGATGAATTTAGTACTGTTTATTTACGTTATTTGGGTGAAGGAGCTTTTTTGATTAACGGAGCGGTTGAAATTTGTGAAATGCTTTCCGATTGTCGCTTGGCGATCATTACGAACGGAATCAAAGAGGTACAAACCTCCCGAATTCAGCGTTCGCCACTGCGTAATGTGTTTGAACAGGTGATTATTTCCGAGGAAGTGGGCTGCCAAAAACCACAAGCCGCTATTTTTGATTATGCATTTAAGAAACTTGCCATTTCGGATAAAAATAAGGTTCTTATGATCGGAGATTCTTTGACTTCGGATATCCAGGGTGGAAACAATTACGGAATTGATAGCTGCTGGTTCAATCCTGCTGGGAAAATAAACGCATCTGAAATTCAACCAACCTATGAAATAAAAAGCCTGATGGAGCTAGCGAATATTATACTTTGA
- a CDS encoding GNAT family N-acetyltransferase has product MTVKIIKCGREDLQILQEISIETFNDTFKDQNSPENMKAYLERAFNSKQLEEELSNASSEIFFIYFNEELAGYLKVNMNEAQSEKMGDESLEIERVYIKNRYQKYGLGKYLLNKAMEIAMEQNKKEIWLGVWEKNENAIAFYKKLGFVQTGAHSFYMGDEEQIDFIMTKTII; this is encoded by the coding sequence TTGACTGTAAAAATAATAAAGTGCGGCCGTGAAGATTTACAAATACTCCAAGAAATAAGTATTGAAACATTCAACGATACTTTTAAAGATCAGAATTCACCTGAAAATATGAAAGCCTATCTGGAAAGAGCATTTAACTCTAAACAGTTGGAGGAGGAATTGTCCAATGCCTCTTCAGAAATCTTTTTCATCTATTTTAATGAGGAACTTGCTGGATATTTAAAGGTAAATATGAATGAGGCCCAATCCGAAAAAATGGGTGATGAGTCACTCGAAATTGAGAGGGTTTATATAAAAAACAGATATCAAAAATATGGGCTTGGTAAATATCTGCTAAATAAAGCTATGGAAATTGCAATGGAACAAAATAAAAAGGAAATCTGGCTCGGTGTATGGGAAAAAAATGAAAACGCTATTGCTTTTTATAAGAAGCTGGGGTTTGTTCAAACGGGTGCACACTCTTTTTATATGGGTGATGAAGAGCAAATTGATTTTATAATGACCAAAACAATAATATAG